In the genome of Crassostrea angulata isolate pt1a10 chromosome 6, ASM2561291v2, whole genome shotgun sequence, the window ACACCATTACAAGATTACAAACAGTTGCATCAGGAACACATACCACAGAGCTAGGCCCCTCTGTGTGTTTATGTTACTTTATGAACCCCCCAGCACCATTACAGTGTATTACAACCACATCCCTCCCTCTGTGACTTCTTATAACAATCACCCCCTAATTATGTACAGATGATGTATCTATTCGTGTTATGGTAATGATTATCACACAATAAcaatgtaattacatgtacatgccccCCCTCATAAACAAAACTAGTTTACATGCACCACCAGTCACTAGTCATGGTTTAAACAGTATGTATACCAGGTATGTTTTTACCTGGCTTCCAGCTTTCTTTCATCAACTATGCTTGATCTTAATCAGTGTGTAGACCCTGCCTGCTTTTGTGCTTGTACTGCTGTGCTGTACGTGTTTTGGCGATCTGTCATATTAACCATGTTGTTTTTTGATAACCTTTCAGCTGTGTTGAAACATGGAAGGATAGAATTGTACCTGTGTTgcattcaatatttaaatactTAGTTATTGATTAGCAGGCATGTTTTTACCaagtcaaatattttgtttcaataGATCAATACTCGGTGGACTGGgatgtaggttttttttaaggtGCTTACATCATGCTTGTATTTTTGAAATTCCACTGCATAATTGTCAGAGGTTAATTGTTTTGCTCTGTATATTTCTGTAATATTGTGTGCACATGAGTTGACACCTATTCACTTTGGTATTTAACTATAAGTGCAAAAATACATCCTAAATTCAAAACACAACATgccataaaaatgaaatgtgcATCCTCTTGTTGAACTCTTAAGTACCAGAGCATGTACAGCCAGTCAACATGTTTGTGTTTTGAGAGTctcttttatgtttttattctgtACTTGAGTTTTGCAAATAGTTTATGGCTAGAATGAATTAAGTTTGTTAAGGGCACCTGTAAGCTCGCATAACTTTCTTAAAGTAAAGTGGCCATTAGTGTATTTAGATATACCATATAAGTATATTGAATTACTTTCCTGTAGGTATTACaggattttaatattaaaaaatgtttttatgacaTACCCATaaagaaaattgatgaaatataAAACAACTCATGATTTGTACTTCATGCTGTGTATTTTGGTACTGTACATTCCTTGTTTTAAGCGAGTACcagtacttaattctgcaattcaagtgtttttcttctaattccgagaatataaaattgcaaaggccaaatttttatcatagtgtTATTTTGGTTTACAtctgtccaaaaaataaaagcgagattttaaaatctgcaagatGTACTTTTCGCAACTTTACGTGTTTATTAATTCCTCATGTTTAATTAGAAATCTACAGTATTTTACAGTCTCTTGCCACCTCTATAGCTATGAAGCTCTTCTTGCCACCTCTATAGCTATGAAGCTCTTCATGGTTATTTTAGTATTATAGAGTTTTATATTGTGTATTAGGGTATTCCTCTTTTACAGCCCTCTTCATAATATTTAAGTACCGTTATTGTAGTATTTCATATTGTGTATTAGGGTATTCCTCTTTTACAGCCCTCTTCATAATATTTAAGTACCGTTATTGTAGTATTTCATATTGTGTATTATGGTATTTTACAGCCCCCCAGCCAATGACAACTATGAATACACCACGACTTCACCACCTCCTCAACCACAGCAGTCAACCATGCATGTCCAGCCGAAACCGCAGGCTACCTCCACCGCAACGCGCGAGCTGGACGAACTCATGGCCACACTCTCTGGGTTCAAGGTACTCCTAACACAGGCCCTGATTATCTTTCCCTTAGTATTATCTTAgtattgtgaaaaaataaagcTAAAAATGCgtgatgaaaaagaaaaaaaaacatcaagtGAATTTTTATCtcttaaataatgaaaatttacgaATAAATTCTGTTAAATTACAGAAgtaaagaattatatttttgtcaatttatacctAAAATAGTGAATTATTTCAGAGAGcagttatttataattatgtgtTTACTTTGATGCAGGTGAGTGGGAACTCACATGAGAGGACTCAGAGATCAGTCTCTCCCTCAAGTGAGCCTCCCTACGCCAAACCACAAAAGAGGACCCCCTCTCAGAGCAGTGCCCCTAGCACACCTGCTGCACCCCAGAGGGAGGAGTTGGAATCAATGCTGGGAAATCTACATGAGGACATGAAGAGTCAGGGGGTCACCACTAAGACTAAGGGTGTGTGTGGGGCCTGTAACCAACCCGTTATTGGACAGGTAGGATGTCTTTATAAGTTTGGGGTGGGGTGAGAGGGAGTGTGCAAATAATTCATACATTGGATaggtaggatttttttttttttttttggggggggggggggggctggttATGAATATTTGGGTGGGGGTGATAGTGGAGTGTGATAGAATACATTTAAGTTTGTTgacctttaaaagaaaattttggaTGGTGGTGGGgtgttaaggtggaataacacatcatcacaaaatggctgaccgctgatagaaacgacatttcgttttattgaaaggattttatcgactgCAACATGTAATTTACTctatagccgagtggataaagtatctgtcttgtgatccgtacatcgcGAGctcgaatcccgcaggggcttttgttgttacttactgaaaaagttattttagatattcattttttattcccaaactgcaaatttttcgcttacttgatgtatgtacatttttatttatcattatatctttcattatcaaataatgtcctgttaatttgagtgactttttccaggtgtgttattccaccttaaatcaGCTTTGTATTTGACAAGAAAGATGTTCTGAAAGAGTTGGAAGTTGGGGGTGGGGTAGGTTGTATAGCTTAACAGTCATTGGACAGGTAGGATTATGTGTTTCATGTAATGAACTAAATCTGAGGACAGATTAATTAATGGCTCTTAGATGTATGTATATTTGGAAGGGATATGGGATCTATAATACATTTAAGATAAAAGATTGCTTTATTTAAGTGTAAGGAAGAGTGGGGTGGGACAAATGACCAGCTGGTCATGATTCTTGTTAAATCTCGTTTTTTTGCTATATATAATGTAGCCACTTTGTTTTAAGCAGGTTTATAGAGACAAATTATATTTAGGCATCATTAGATTGGTTTAATAGATTTGCCAATTATGCTGCTATATTTACCAGTACATGTGTATTGCGTATATCCTTCTTCAAATGAATACATTGTATTAGAAAGTTTATTTTACTTTGTAACTGAAAATTTTTAGGAGatgactgtttatttatgcaggatgttgatttttaaattagcCCATTTATAtgattgtttaatttaatatcatagattttattaataaagtggtttaaattattaattatatcctgtttaaaatatatatcaattaagCAATCAATCAGTTTTGACTTATAAAATGGTTTAGTGGTAGTAATTCAAAACAGGAATGTATAAATAAGTGctttgattaaaatttcaaacatatatCACTTAAGCAATTTGGACTTATTGATAAATGAATTACTTTTGGAGTTAATGGACAAGTGATTCAAAATAGTGGTTTTGTGAATTAGTGGTtttaaatttgaacaaattttccAGGTGATCACGGCCTTGGGAAAGGTGTGGCATATTGAGCACTTTACCTGTGCTAACTGTAACCTCCCTCTGGGAACCAAGAACTTCTACGAGAGGGACGGAGAGGCCTACTGTGAAGAGGACTACCACAAGATATTCGCTCCTAAATGTGCCTACTGCAACGGGCCTATTGTAGACGTAAGAAAATAGCTAGCTCAGAGTTCTGTATTGGGCTTATCATAGACATTAACAATAGGTGATGACTACTGCAATGGGCCTATCATAAACATAAGAAAATAAcgttataatatattataatctGGAATACTGTAGTGGCTATATTAGACGTATGAAACTGCTCTATATATGAACCACAGATTTCTCTTATGTGACTGGTAGATGTAAGCTCAAACTTCTGTCACTAATGTTAACCATTCATGGATGGAAACATCTTTTTAAATCATAGCTCAAATACAATAGTTAACAAATCATAGATGTAAGACTAAAAAAAACTCAAAGAgtccattttgatttttttaatcctGTTTTAGAAATGGATTAAAAAAGATGAGCGTAATTTGTTTCCATAGTTCAGATATAActatttttaagataaaagaggttaaaataaatgatgtagAAAATATGACAGTTCATGGAAAGTTTTACTGCATTGTCTTATTTACATCAAAGAGGAGAACTTGGAATGAATTTCTTTTGACAGAAATGTGTGACTGCATTAGACCTGACCTGGCATCCGGATCACTTCTTCTGTGCCCAGTGTGGGCGACCGTTCGGAGACGATGGATTCCATGAAAAGAACGGCAAGGCCTACTGCAGGTAAATATTgttgaatgataaaaaaaaaaagtagtttcACATTTTATGATGTTTTCTTACCATACATTTGgtaatttcaaaagaaatgtttttgagATGGGACCAGGAAGCCAAATTATTCAAGCATGATTATGCCACTGCCTAAATACGACTTTTGATCATTGTTTATGCTATACTtagaatacaatttaaaatctttaaaacagtatataaatttttggaaaaaaaaccttGTGACCATGCCCTGAGAATGTAAAACATAGAGCTATGTGGAACAAAGTGAGAATTATATATGATCTGTATGTTGAATAAATGTTGATGATCTGTATGATGATTAGTTGTTGGTGGTTTGTGTTGAGACAAAACTTTCTGGATATGTTTGCCCCACATTGTATATGATCTGTATGTTTAATAATGGTTTGTGTTTGTAGACAAGACTTTCTGGATATGTTTGCCCCGCGTTGTGGAGGATGTGGCCACCCAATTCTAGACAACTACATCTCGGCCCTGTCTCGACACTGGCACCCAGAGTGCTTTGTTTGTAGGGTAAGTTCTACTAATTTGTCTTTGGAAcccaaataaatttttttgtaaGTTTATCTGCTACATGTATCTAGGTGCTTCATAACAATTGTGTCTAGGTGCTATTTTTGTAGAAGTACCGACAAGAAACTTTTTAGTctgaaatcatatttttaaattattttttctattttcacaCTTAAAAagatttcgtttcattttgttttgccCACTGGCAAAGTTGAGGTATATAGGGCAATAAAAGATTGGATTCTTCTTTGTAGGGAAGTCTTAATCTGTTAGAGTTAAAAGTATGCGATTAAACATCTGATACTTCTAATGCATAAAGGAACATCAATTAAAAAGGTGcacaatgataaaatgaaaaacctCTGTGAGATTTATACCGATAGGTTATGTATTTCTTCAGGACTGCCACCAACCGTTTGGAGGGCGAAGTTTCTTTGACCATGAAGGATTACCGTACTGTGAGACCCACTACCACGCCAAGCGGGGCTCCCTGTGTGCCAGCTGTCAGAAGCCCATCACCGGCCGATGTATCACAGCCATGGG includes:
- the LOC128187808 gene encoding transforming growth factor beta-1-induced transcript 1 protein-like isoform X3; its protein translation is MIEIDALLADLQNTTTQSRHYQHSEGSGRQGDGVQQREPVQNHAQYSSTAVEYSSRYNQRSSGSETPPPLPPPPPQELLENIPPPKQFDQPMYYETGVAPPPQEPRTSQLSNNLSELDQLLQDLNSAQFMAEVDKRNTAAQPIPNGNNKEPPPVAPKPSREKRSSVDGLLDMLEGTVPDTPNENYRSPPANDNYEYTTTSPPPQPQQSTMHVQPKPQATSTATRELDELMATLSGFKVSGNSHERTQRSVSPSSEPPYAKPQKRTPSQSSAPSTPAAPQREELESMLGNLHEDMKSQGVTTKTKGVCGACNQPVIGQVITALGKVWHIEHFTCANCNLPLGTKNFYERDGEAYCEEDYHKIFAPKCAYCNGPIVDKCVTALDLTWHPDHFFCAQCGRPFGDDGFHEKNGKAYCRQDFLDMFAPRCGGCGHPILDNYISALSRHWHPECFVCRDCHQPFGGRSFFDHEGLPYCETHYHAKRGSLCASCQKPITGRCITAMGKKFHPEHFVCAFCLKQLNKGTFKEQNDKPYCHPCFVKLFG
- the LOC128187808 gene encoding paxillin-like isoform X2, coding for MQHYSQRVMEDLDALLADLQNTTTQSRHYQHSEGSGRQGDGVQQREPVQNHAQYSSTAVEYSSRYNQRSSGSETPPPLPPPPPQELLENIPPPKQFDQPMYYETGVAPPPQEPRTSQLSNNLSELDQLLQDLNSAQFMAEVDKRNTAQPIPNGNNKEPPPVAPKPSREKRSSVDGLLDMLEGTVPDTPNENYRSPPANDNYEYTTTSPPPQPQQSTMHVQPKPQATSTATRELDELMATLSGFKVSGNSHERTQRSVSPSSEPPYAKPQKRTPSQSSAPSTPAAPQREELESMLGNLHEDMKSQGVTTKTKGVCGACNQPVIGQVITALGKVWHIEHFTCANCNLPLGTKNFYERDGEAYCEEDYHKIFAPKCAYCNGPIVDKCVTALDLTWHPDHFFCAQCGRPFGDDGFHEKNGKAYCRQDFLDMFAPRCGGCGHPILDNYISALSRHWHPECFVCRDCHQPFGGRSFFDHEGLPYCETHYHAKRGSLCASCQKPITGRCITAMGKKFHPEHFVCAFCLKQLNKGTFKEQNDKPYCHPCFVKLFG
- the LOC128187808 gene encoding paxillin-like isoform X1 translates to MQHYSQRVMEDLDALLADLQNTTTQSRHYQHSEGSGRQGDGVQQREPVQNHAQYSSTAVEYSSRYNQRSSGSETPPPLPPPPPQELLENIPPPKQFDQPMYYETGVAPPPQEPRTSQLSNNLSELDQLLQDLNSAQFMAEVDKRNTAAQPIPNGNNKEPPPVAPKPSREKRSSVDGLLDMLEGTVPDTPNENYRSPPANDNYEYTTTSPPPQPQQSTMHVQPKPQATSTATRELDELMATLSGFKVSGNSHERTQRSVSPSSEPPYAKPQKRTPSQSSAPSTPAAPQREELESMLGNLHEDMKSQGVTTKTKGVCGACNQPVIGQVITALGKVWHIEHFTCANCNLPLGTKNFYERDGEAYCEEDYHKIFAPKCAYCNGPIVDKCVTALDLTWHPDHFFCAQCGRPFGDDGFHEKNGKAYCRQDFLDMFAPRCGGCGHPILDNYISALSRHWHPECFVCRDCHQPFGGRSFFDHEGLPYCETHYHAKRGSLCASCQKPITGRCITAMGKKFHPEHFVCAFCLKQLNKGTFKEQNDKPYCHPCFVKLFG